The genomic stretch GCCGACCACATCGCCCAGGTCGACCTGGGGGTGCGCATCCACCGCAACCGGCCACTGGGCGAGCTGCGCGCCCAGGCGACCGACGTCCTGCGGGCCGCGCTCGTGCGGGCCGGGGTGGCGCCCCCGGGCCACGACGGTCGCTGAGTCACCGGGGCCGGCGGGCGGGCCCGGGGCGCTCACGCGCCGGGGGGCGCGGGGCGCTCACGCGCCGGGGGGCGCGGCGTCGATCCGGACCGCGGCTGACGCGCCGGAAGAACGTGCGTCACTCCGGATCGCAGGCGAGCTCGGGCACCCGCACCCGGGCGCGCCGGGCGTCGCGGCCCGATCGCCCCGGCCCGCCGGGACCGGGGACCGTGCCGGCGGAACCGGCGCCGACGGGGAGCGGCGACGCGGGGGGCGAGGGCATCAGGGCGGCTGCACCCGCCGGGACGACGCCGTCGACGACGCCGTCGACGACGGGCACGGCGTGCGAGCCGGCGAGGACGGAGGCCGCGCCGGCGACCACCCCACCCCGGCGGGGGAGCACCAGGGCCACGACCGCGCCGGCGCCGACCACGGCCACCCCGACCCACACCGCCGGGCGCAGGCCGGCGACGTAGGCGGGGCCGCTCGCGTAGCCGCCCCGGGCCGAGAACACCGCCCCCAGCACGGCGATGCCGAGCACACCCCCGATCTCCCGGAAGGCGCCGTTGGCGCCCGAGGCGACGCCTTCCTGCTCGGGCGGCACCGAGGACAGCACGACCGACGCCAGGGGCACGAAGAACAAGGCCATCCCGACGCCCGACAGCACGAACGGCATCCACAGCGCGCCGTAGCCGACGGTCGGTCGCGTCTCGAGCGCCAGCCACGCCAGGCCCGCGGCCTGCAGGGCCAGTCCGACGGCGAGGACCGGCCGACCCCCGAACCGCTGGGCCAGGGCGGCGGCCACCGGGGCCATCAGCATGGGCATGCCCGTCCACGGCAGGACGCGCAGCCCGGCGGCGAACGGCGAGTAGTGCTGCACCACCTGGAGGAACTGCGACAGGAAGAAGATCGAGCCGAACATCCCGAAGCTCATGAACATCGCCACCACGTTGACGGCCGAGAACGAGCGGCTGCGGAACAGCCGCAGCGGGAGCATGGGGCTGGCGGCGCGCTGCTCCCACGCCACGAACCCCGCCAGCCCGAAGGCGCCGGCGGCGAACGACGCCAGGACCCCCGGGCTGGTCCAGCCGTGGGCGTTGGCGCGCACGAGGCCGAGGACGACGCCGAGGAGCCCGGCGGTGGCGAGCACCACGCCGCCGACGTCGAGCGGCTGGCGCGGGCCGGAGGACTCCGCCAGGCGCCAGCGGGCGAGGCCGAGGAGCACGATCCCCACGGGCACGTTGATCCAGAAGATGGACTGCCACGACCACCCGCTCGTCACCGCCCCGCCAACGAGAGGGCCGGCGGCCACGGCGATCCCGCCGATGGCGCCCCACACGCCGAGCGCCTGGTTGCGCCGCTCGGGGGATACCGCCGCCGACAGCAGGGTCAGCGACAGCGGCATCACGAGGGCGCCGCCCGCGCCCTGCACGGCGCGCGCCGTGACCAGCCAGCCGATCGACGGCGACAGGGCGGCGGCGGCCGAGGCCACCGTGAAGACCGTGAGCCCGACGCCGAACAGGCGCCGGCGCCCGAAGCGGTCCCCGAGGGCGGCCCCCGTGAGGAGCAGGACGGCGAAGGTGAGGGTGTAGGCGTTGACGGTCCACTCGAGCCCGGCCAGCCCGGCGTGGAGATGGTCCTTGATCACGGGCAGGGCCGTGGTCACCACCAGGTTGTCGAGGGTCGCCATGAACAGCGCCAGGGAGGTGATGACGACGGCCCAGGCCGCCGCGCCGCGGGCCGTGCTGGGTGCCCGGTCCGGTGACGCCGAGCCGACTAGTGAGTGATTACTAGCTTGGGTGGGCATGGGATCCCCTTCCGATGGCGGCAGCAGGTGGGTCAGGACGTCGCCCGATGGTGGGCGAAGACGTGCTCGGGGTCGGCCTGGCAGGCCCGGGCCCAGGACTCGTCGAGCGCGGCGGCGTCGATCGCCGCCACCACGTTCAGCAGCATCCCCTGGGCGAAGAAGGCACGCACGTCGTCCTCGGGCAGCCCGGTCAGCTGCCCCACGATGGTCCACAGGCGCCGGAACCCCTCGCGGGCGGCCCGACGGATCTCCTCGTCCGCGGACGCCGCGTAGGCGTGCAGCTGCACCAGGAGCAGATCGCGCTCGCTCAACAGCTCCTTGTAGGCCTCCCCCATGGCGGCCATGGCGTCGATGCCCGACAGGCCGTCGGCCGCGGTCCGGAAGGTGGCCTCGATGCGGGCGTGCATGAGCTCCATGGTGGCGACGAACAGCTCGCGCTTGGTCCCGAAGAGCCGGAAGACGTAGGGCTGGGAGATCTCGGCGCGTGCCGCGATGGCCTCCGTCGAGGTGCCGGCGTAGCCGCCCTTGGCGAACTCCGCCATGGCCGCCCGCAGCACCGACGCCCGGCGCTCGTCGGCCGTCTGGCGCAGAGCGCCCGAGCCCCTCACCGTGCCCGCAGCCGTCGTCACGAGGACTAAGTTAGTGGTCACTCACTTTATTGTCAAGGGCGGCCCGCGGCGCT from Acidimicrobiales bacterium encodes the following:
- a CDS encoding MFS transporter produces the protein MPTQASNHSLVGSASPDRAPSTARGAAAWAVVITSLALFMATLDNLVVTTALPVIKDHLHAGLAGLEWTVNAYTLTFAVLLLTGAALGDRFGRRRLFGVGLTVFTVASAAAALSPSIGWLVTARAVQGAGGALVMPLSLTLLSAAVSPERRNQALGVWGAIGGIAVAAGPLVGGAVTSGWSWQSIFWINVPVGIVLLGLARWRLAESSGPRQPLDVGGVVLATAGLLGVVLGLVRANAHGWTSPGVLASFAAGAFGLAGFVAWEQRAASPMLPLRLFRSRSFSAVNVVAMFMSFGMFGSIFFLSQFLQVVQHYSPFAAGLRVLPWTGMPMLMAPVAAALAQRFGGRPVLAVGLALQAAGLAWLALETRPTVGYGALWMPFVLSGVGMALFFVPLASVVLSSVPPEQEGVASGANGAFREIGGVLGIAVLGAVFSARGGYASGPAYVAGLRPAVWVGVAVVGAGAVVALVLPRRGGVVAGAASVLAGSHAVPVVDGVVDGVVPAGAAALMPSPPASPLPVGAGSAGTVPGPGGPGRSGRDARRARVRVPELACDPE
- a CDS encoding helix-turn-helix domain-containing protein; the encoded protein is MTTNLVLVTTAAGTVRGSGALRQTADERRASVLRAAMAEFAKGGYAGTSTEAIAARAEISQPYVFRLFGTKRELFVATMELMHARIEATFRTAADGLSGIDAMAAMGEAYKELLSERDLLLVQLHAYAASADEEIRRAAREGFRRLWTIVGQLTGLPEDDVRAFFAQGMLLNVVAAIDAAALDESWARACQADPEHVFAHHRATS